One part of the Mesorhizobium sp. M4B.F.Ca.ET.058.02.1.1 genome encodes these proteins:
- a CDS encoding IS110 family transposase, with protein sequence MSIPGIGTITATSFATAIEDPDNFKTSRSVGPG encoded by the coding sequence ATGTCGATCCCGGGCATCGGCACCATCACCGCAACCTCGTTCGCCACTGCCATTGAAGATCCGGACAACTTCAAGACGTCCCGATCTGTTGGACCTGGATAG
- a CDS encoding amidase — MKLREYATHDATGLAELVNRREISAIELVQLAREAHNRMNPTINAVVEFYDDAESVRGADTGPFTGVPFLRKDLGPTEAGRLQECGSQLFVGYRPTVDSYFIQRARAAGLRILGRTTTPELGIGSSESALCGVTRNPWNLERTSGGSTAGSAAAVAAGIVPIASGGDGGGSIRVPASFCGLVGLNPSRGRVSGGPNQQDGGLSRSRTFLMCRTVRDMAAALDVFSGAYPGDPFVIAPPERSYVEELHRPTGSLRVGVAMSSWVEGQVGPGVLEAVINTAQHLEAMGHRIEEMPPPYHPALYPEVAAAMYHMGLLTLDATARELGRKIDEHTLEPVNLKLYRKSKQRPLTYAGEVFQRDRKFRADVGEAIKDYDILVTPTMPCTAFRHGTYSTLDENLTVEDFLHGADLAMHQYMHIFNVTGHPSVSLPLFQSLDGLPIGVQIVGRFGEEATLVRIARDLEEAIPWAARRPPVFAGECE, encoded by the coding sequence ATGAAACTGCGTGAATACGCTACCCACGATGCCACCGGGCTCGCGGAGCTGGTAAACAGACGCGAGATCAGCGCAATCGAACTTGTACAATTGGCGCGTGAGGCTCACAACCGCATGAACCCCACCATCAACGCCGTGGTCGAGTTCTATGACGACGCCGAGTCTGTGCGTGGGGCGGACACGGGGCCATTTACCGGGGTGCCCTTCCTGCGCAAGGACCTGGGGCCTACCGAGGCCGGTCGCCTTCAGGAGTGCGGAAGTCAGCTCTTTGTAGGCTATCGGCCAACTGTGGATAGCTACTTCATTCAGCGCGCGCGCGCGGCAGGGCTGCGTATCTTAGGTCGCACCACCACTCCGGAATTGGGGATCGGGAGTAGCGAGTCCGCGTTGTGCGGGGTCACCCGCAATCCCTGGAACCTTGAGCGAACGTCCGGCGGCTCGACGGCGGGCTCTGCGGCCGCTGTGGCTGCGGGAATTGTCCCGATCGCTAGCGGCGGCGACGGCGGTGGCTCGATCCGTGTACCCGCATCGTTCTGTGGTCTCGTCGGTTTAAACCCCTCACGCGGCCGGGTCTCCGGTGGCCCGAACCAGCAGGACGGTGGCCTCAGTCGGAGTCGCACCTTCCTTATGTGTCGCACCGTTCGCGACATGGCGGCGGCTCTGGATGTGTTCAGCGGCGCCTATCCGGGCGATCCATTCGTTATTGCTCCGCCGGAGCGGTCCTATGTGGAGGAGCTTCATCGTCCGACCGGTAGCCTGCGGGTTGGGGTGGCAATGTCGTCGTGGGTGGAAGGCCAAGTAGGCCCGGGCGTCCTTGAGGCCGTGATAAACACAGCGCAGCACCTTGAGGCCATGGGACATCGAATCGAAGAAATGCCTCCACCCTACCATCCGGCACTTTATCCAGAGGTCGCCGCCGCCATGTATCACATGGGACTCTTGACCCTCGATGCTACCGCCCGTGAGCTCGGGCGCAAGATTGACGAGCACACTCTGGAGCCAGTCAATCTAAAGCTGTACCGGAAAAGCAAACAACGCCCACTCACCTACGCGGGGGAAGTATTCCAGCGCGATCGCAAGTTTCGGGCCGATGTGGGTGAAGCAATCAAGGACTACGACATTCTCGTAACTCCCACAATGCCCTGCACGGCGTTTCGCCACGGGACATACTCGACTCTTGACGAGAACCTGACCGTTGAAGACTTTCTACATGGCGCCGATCTAGCGATGCATCAGTACATGCACATCTTCAACGTCACGGGTCACCCATCCGTTTCACTGCCGCTTTTCCAAAGCCTGGACGGCTTACCCATAGGTGTTCAGATTGTGGGGCGCTTCGGTGAGGAGGCGACCCTTGTTCGTATCGCCCGCGACCTGGAGGAGGCGATTCCATGGGCAGCGCGACGGCCGCCCGTGTTTGCTGGCGAGTGTGAATAG